From one Streptomyces sp. Q6 genomic stretch:
- a CDS encoding nicotinamide mononucleotide transporter family protein yields MNWLNTEAFTVFDQHILWSDMIGNTIGLIALALGWRRSIWTWPAQLISGAILLTAFATAHLSGSAGKQLVVIVVALFGWWQWNRGKGQAQDGSIAVRFATWRERGVLIGAAALGTLAVGGLFTAFPTLSWDPWPDAYIFVGTVVAMYAQARGMVEFWFAWLLVDLVGVPLNFANGFAFSGFVYVIYGALVLWGMRDWWLRSRAAAAAPALEGAHA; encoded by the coding sequence GTGAACTGGCTCAACACCGAAGCCTTCACCGTCTTCGATCAGCACATCCTCTGGTCGGACATGATCGGCAACACCATCGGCCTGATCGCCCTCGCGCTCGGCTGGCGCCGCTCCATATGGACCTGGCCCGCCCAGCTGATCTCCGGCGCCATCCTGCTCACCGCCTTCGCGACCGCCCACCTGTCGGGCAGCGCGGGCAAGCAGCTCGTCGTCATCGTCGTCGCCCTGTTCGGCTGGTGGCAGTGGAACCGCGGCAAGGGGCAGGCGCAGGACGGCTCCATCGCCGTCCGCTTCGCCACCTGGCGCGAGCGCGGCGTCCTGATCGGCGCGGCGGCGCTCGGCACCCTCGCCGTCGGCGGCCTGTTCACCGCGTTCCCGACGCTGTCCTGGGACCCGTGGCCGGACGCGTACATCTTCGTCGGCACGGTCGTCGCGATGTACGCCCAGGCCCGCGGCATGGTCGAGTTCTGGTTCGCGTGGCTGCTCGTCGACCTCGTCGGCGTCCCCCTGAACTTTGCCAACGGCTTCGCCTTCTCCGGCTTCGTCTACGTCATCTACGGCGCGCTCGTCCTGTGGGGCATGCGCGACTGGTGGCTGCGGTCGCGCGCCGCGGCCGCCGCCCCTGCGCTCGAAGGAGCCCACGCATGA
- a CDS encoding riboflavin synthase, translating to MFTGIVEELGEITAVENLGDPVEASRFRVRGPVVTDGAKHGDSIAVNGVCLTVVEHEGDEFTADVMAETLKRSSLGALTAGSRVNLERPMVADGRFGGHIVQGHVDGTGTLIERRPSEHWEIVKISLPAELSRYVVEKGSITVDGVSLTVVEAGVDYFTISLIPTTLALTTLGLKQPGDPVNLEVDVIAKYVERMLGDRQQSSTGGTQ from the coding sequence GTGTTCACCGGAATCGTCGAAGAGCTGGGCGAGATCACGGCCGTCGAGAACCTCGGCGACCCGGTCGAGGCGTCCCGCTTCCGCGTCCGCGGCCCCGTCGTCACCGACGGCGCCAAGCACGGTGACTCCATCGCGGTCAACGGTGTCTGTCTCACCGTCGTCGAGCACGAGGGCGACGAGTTCACCGCCGACGTCATGGCAGAGACCCTCAAGCGCTCCAGCCTCGGCGCGCTCACCGCGGGCTCCCGCGTCAACCTCGAACGCCCGATGGTGGCCGACGGCCGCTTCGGCGGGCACATCGTGCAGGGCCACGTCGACGGCACCGGCACGCTGATCGAGCGCCGCCCCTCCGAGCACTGGGAGATCGTCAAGATCTCGCTCCCCGCCGAGCTGTCCCGGTACGTCGTCGAGAAGGGCTCGATCACCGTCGACGGCGTGAGCCTGACGGTCGTCGAGGCGGGCGTCGACTACTTCACCATCAGCCTCATCCCCACCACCCTCGCCCTGACCACGCTCGGCCTCAAGCAGCCCGGCGACCCGGTCAACCTCGAGGTCGACGTCATCGCGAAGTACGTCGAGCGGATGCTCGGCGACCGGCAGCAGAGCTCTACGGGGGGCACCCAGTGA
- a CDS encoding chitinase C-terminal domain-containing protein: MPFPRPPRPALFAGAAAVAGLLLASLPATSSQAADQESCRPDGLYETPGVSVPYCSVYDTEGREKMGADHQRRVIGYFTGWRTGKDGTPAYLASDIPWDKVTHLNYAFAHVDAAHRISVGTDSEKNAATGMTWPGVAGAEMDPGLPYKGHFNLLNKFKKQHPNVKTMISVGGWAETGGYFDDSGKRVDSGGFYAMATNADGSVNQAGIDTFADSAVAFVKKYGFNGVDIDYEYPTTMKDAGNPLDWTLSNARRAGLVKGYAALMKSLREKLDRAGAADGRHYLLSVAAPSSGYLLRGMETFQVQKYLDYVNIMSYDLHGAWNEYVGPNASLYDDGKDAELTAASVYSTSQYGGIGYLNTDWAYHYFRGSMPAGRINIGLPYYTRGFKNVQGGTNGLWGRAASTDCPAGTGLTKCGDGAVGIDNLWHDLDTNGKEAPAGSNPMWHAKNLEKGIVGDYVTRYGFPSDTKLTGTYRRNYDSTLVAPWLWNSEKKVFLSTEDEQSVAAKASYVADKGIGGAMIWELAGDYGWNATKGQYEPGSTLTSTLYDAFRSTTPYGAKRSTIDLPSEALDVDVSFGEFPLGDSNYPISPKVKITNNTTATLPGGTEFRFDYGTSAPGNAKDQSGFGTTIVRSDHSGSNVGGLKGDYHRVSLKLPSWQSLAPGASVTVDFVYYLPVSTPSNWTVTFGGKTYALAGDLARGTTVVQPGTATGTPSPSPTSSTSPSPSPTSPSPSPSPSGGTCAAGAWSATAEYGGGTVVSHGGHTWKAKWWTKGEEPGTTGEWGVWQDQGAC; the protein is encoded by the coding sequence GTGCCGTTCCCCAGACCCCCCAGACCGGCCCTGTTCGCAGGGGCGGCCGCCGTCGCCGGACTGCTGCTCGCCTCGCTGCCCGCGACCTCGTCGCAGGCGGCGGACCAGGAGTCCTGTCGCCCCGACGGCCTGTACGAGACGCCCGGCGTCTCGGTCCCCTACTGCTCGGTCTACGACACCGAAGGCCGCGAGAAGATGGGCGCCGACCACCAGCGGCGTGTCATCGGCTACTTCACGGGCTGGCGCACCGGCAAGGACGGGACGCCCGCGTACCTCGCCTCCGACATCCCGTGGGACAAGGTCACCCACCTCAACTACGCCTTCGCGCACGTCGACGCGGCGCACAGGATCTCGGTCGGCACGGACTCCGAGAAGAACGCCGCGACGGGGATGACCTGGCCGGGTGTCGCGGGTGCGGAGATGGACCCGGGCCTCCCGTACAAGGGTCATTTCAATCTCCTCAACAAATTCAAGAAGCAGCACCCGAACGTGAAGACCATGATTTCGGTGGGCGGTTGGGCCGAGACGGGCGGGTATTTCGACGACTCCGGCAAGCGTGTCGACTCGGGCGGCTTCTACGCGATGGCGACGAACGCGGACGGCAGCGTCAACCAGGCGGGTATCGACACGTTCGCGGATTCGGCGGTCGCGTTCGTCAAGAAGTACGGGTTCAACGGCGTGGACATCGACTACGAGTACCCGACCACGATGAAGGACGCGGGCAATCCGCTCGACTGGACGCTGTCGAACGCCCGGCGGGCCGGACTGGTCAAGGGCTACGCGGCGCTGATGAAGTCGCTGCGCGAGAAGCTCGACCGGGCGGGCGCGGCCGACGGCCGGCACTACCTGCTGTCGGTGGCGGCTCCGTCGTCCGGGTACCTGCTGCGCGGTATGGAGACGTTCCAGGTCCAGAAGTACCTGGACTACGTCAACATCATGTCGTACGACCTGCACGGCGCGTGGAACGAGTACGTCGGCCCGAACGCCTCGCTCTACGACGACGGTAAGGACGCCGAGCTCACCGCCGCGAGCGTCTATTCCACGTCGCAGTACGGCGGAATCGGCTATCTCAACACCGACTGGGCGTACCACTATTTCCGCGGTTCGATGCCGGCGGGCCGCATCAACATCGGACTCCCCTACTACACCCGCGGATTCAAGAACGTGCAGGGCGGGACGAACGGGCTGTGGGGCAGGGCCGCGTCGACCGATTGTCCGGCGGGCACGGGCCTGACGAAATGCGGTGACGGTGCCGTCGGGATCGACAATCTCTGGCACGACCTCGACACCAACGGCAAGGAAGCACCCGCCGGTTCCAATCCGATGTGGCACGCGAAGAACCTGGAGAAGGGGATCGTCGGGGACTACGTGACGAGGTACGGATTCCCCTCCGACACGAAACTGACGGGCACGTACCGGCGGAACTACGACTCCACGCTCGTCGCGCCCTGGCTGTGGAACTCCGAGAAGAAGGTCTTCCTGTCGACCGAGGACGAGCAGTCGGTGGCGGCCAAGGCCTCCTACGTCGCGGACAAGGGCATCGGCGGCGCGATGATCTGGGAGCTGGCCGGTGACTACGGGTGGAACGCGACGAAGGGCCAGTACGAGCCCGGTTCCACGCTGACGAGCACGCTCTACGACGCCTTCAGGTCGACGACCCCGTACGGCGCGAAGCGGTCCACGATCGACCTGCCGAGCGAGGCGCTCGATGTCGACGTGAGCTTCGGCGAGTTCCCGCTCGGCGACTCCAACTACCCGATCTCGCCCAAGGTGAAGATCACCAACAACACGACGGCGACGCTGCCGGGCGGCACGGAGTTCCGGTTCGACTACGGCACGTCGGCGCCGGGCAACGCCAAGGACCAGTCCGGGTTCGGGACGACGATCGTGCGCAGCGACCACAGCGGCAGCAACGTGGGCGGGCTGAAGGGTGACTACCACCGGGTCTCGCTGAAGCTGCCGAGCTGGCAGTCGCTCGCGCCGGGGGCGTCCGTGACCGTCGACTTCGTCTACTACCTGCCGGTGTCGACGCCCTCCAACTGGACGGTGACGTTCGGCGGGAAGACGTACGCGCTCGCCGGTGATCTGGCACGGGGCACGACGGTCGTGCAGCCGGGCACGGCCACCGGGACGCCGTCCCCGTCCCCGACTTCCTCGACATCGCCGTCCCCTTCCCCGACCTCTCCGTCCCCGTCCCCTTCCCCCAGCGGGGGCACCTGCGCCGCCGGGGCCTGGAGCGCGACCGCCGAGTACGGCGGCGGCACCGTCGTCTCGCACGGCGGTCACACCTGGAAGGCGAAGTGGTGGACGAAGGGCGAGGAGCCCGGGACGACCGGCGAGTGGGGGGTGTGGCAGGACCAGGGGGCCTGCTGA
- a CDS encoding MFS transporter, which translates to MSEVTYAPGELKRARYAVAAVFAVHGAVAGSFATRVPWIQDHAHLSAGHLGIALAFTAFGASCSMPLAGRISHRFGSRTALRGLIALWTLALVLPSLATNFALLCLAMFVYGATAGMADVAMNALGVEVERLLDKSIISGLHGMWSVGALVGSAGGTLAAHLGSDARLHFALAAAVLTVLGVTACRWVLDLQPTEDEEPPPRFALPPKSALLIGAVGFCAVFAEGASLDWSAVYLRDRLDTSAGLAAACTTGFMLTMAVARLVGDAVVNRFGAVRTVRTGGGLAVAGGLLVVSSPNPVVAMAGFALLGLGIAVVVPLCFAAAGHSGPNPSQAIAGVATITYTSGLIAPGLIGGVAQATNLTVSFVLVTVLACGLAVFAGVLRGGGRTTTQVTAVSAADPAAKS; encoded by the coding sequence ATGAGTGAAGTCACCTACGCGCCAGGGGAGTTGAAGCGGGCCCGGTACGCCGTGGCCGCCGTCTTCGCCGTGCACGGCGCTGTCGCCGGCTCGTTCGCGACGCGCGTCCCCTGGATCCAGGACCACGCCCACCTGAGCGCGGGCCACCTGGGGATCGCCCTCGCCTTCACCGCGTTCGGCGCCTCCTGCTCGATGCCGCTGGCCGGCCGGATCAGCCATCGCTTCGGCAGCCGTACGGCGCTGCGCGGGCTGATCGCGCTGTGGACGCTGGCCCTGGTGCTGCCGTCCCTCGCGACGAACTTCGCCCTGCTGTGTCTGGCGATGTTCGTCTACGGCGCGACCGCGGGCATGGCCGACGTCGCGATGAACGCGCTGGGCGTCGAAGTCGAGCGACTTCTCGACAAATCGATCATCTCCGGTCTGCACGGCATGTGGAGCGTGGGCGCCCTGGTCGGCTCGGCGGGCGGCACGCTCGCCGCCCACCTCGGCTCGGACGCGCGGCTGCACTTCGCCCTGGCGGCGGCGGTGCTCACCGTCCTCGGCGTGACGGCCTGCCGGTGGGTGCTCGACCTCCAGCCCACGGAGGACGAGGAGCCGCCGCCGCGGTTCGCCCTGCCGCCCAAGTCCGCGCTGCTGATCGGCGCGGTCGGCTTCTGCGCGGTGTTCGCCGAGGGCGCGAGCCTGGACTGGTCGGCCGTCTACCTGCGCGACCGGCTGGACACCTCGGCCGGCCTGGCGGCCGCGTGCACGACCGGGTTCATGCTCACCATGGCGGTGGCCCGGCTGGTGGGCGACGCCGTGGTCAACCGGTTCGGCGCGGTCCGCACGGTCCGCACGGGCGGCGGCCTCGCCGTCGCCGGCGGGCTGCTGGTCGTCAGCTCACCGAACCCGGTCGTGGCCATGGCGGGATTCGCGCTCCTCGGCCTCGGTATCGCGGTCGTCGTCCCGCTGTGCTTCGCGGCGGCGGGTCACAGCGGCCCGAACCCGAGCCAGGCCATCGCGGGCGTCGCGACCATCACGTACACCTCGGGTCTGATCGCGCCCGGCCTGATCGGCGGTGTGGCGCAGGCGACGAACCTGACGGTCTCGTTCGTCCTGGTCACCGTGCTCGCCTGCGGGCTCGCCGTGTTCGCGGGCGTCCTGCGCGGCGGTGGCCGCACGACGACGCAGGTCACTGCCGTGAGCGCGGCGGATCCCGCCGCGAAGTCCTGA
- a CDS encoding uracil-xanthine permease family protein yields MDLGVRWKLHGDGRTPAPGAVVRPDERLSWPRTIGLGAQHVVAMFGASFVAPVLMGLDPNLAIMMSGVATVIFLIATRGRVPSYLGCSLSFVGVAAVIRASGGTSATVTGAVFVVGVVLFLVGLAVQKFGARIIHAAMPPIVTGAVVMLIGFNLAPVTASTYWPTDQWTALLVMLFTGLAVVCLRGFWSRIAIFLGLLFGYGISWVFDQVFGKIHSANGGTEAVDHWRLDLSAVGKADWIGLPSFHAPSFEWSAILVALPVVIALIAENAGHVKAVGEMTGDNLDDKLGTAISADGAASMLSTAVGGPPNTTYSENIGVMAATRVYSTAAYWAAAGFALLFGLCPKFGAIVAAIPGGVLGGITVILYGMIGLLGAQIWINAKVDLRNPLNLVPAAAGIIIGVGNVSLKFTDNFSLSGIALGTIVVITGYHALRAMAPAHLKSQEPLLDSGTSTYDKESADKG; encoded by the coding sequence ATGGACCTCGGCGTGCGCTGGAAACTGCACGGCGACGGGCGCACCCCGGCCCCCGGCGCAGTCGTCCGCCCCGACGAGCGGCTTTCGTGGCCGCGCACCATCGGGCTCGGCGCCCAGCACGTGGTCGCCATGTTCGGCGCCTCGTTCGTCGCCCCGGTCCTGATGGGGCTCGACCCGAACCTCGCGATCATGATGTCCGGTGTCGCGACGGTCATCTTCCTGATCGCCACGCGCGGCCGGGTCCCCAGCTACCTGGGCTGTTCGCTCTCCTTCGTGGGCGTCGCCGCCGTGATCCGGGCCTCGGGCGGGACGAGCGCCACGGTCACCGGCGCGGTCTTCGTCGTCGGCGTCGTGCTGTTCCTCGTCGGTCTCGCGGTGCAGAAGTTCGGCGCGCGGATCATCCACGCCGCGATGCCGCCGATCGTGACCGGCGCGGTCGTCATGCTGATCGGCTTCAACCTGGCGCCGGTCACGGCCTCCACCTACTGGCCGACCGACCAGTGGACGGCGCTGCTCGTCATGCTGTTCACCGGTTTGGCCGTGGTGTGCCTGCGCGGTTTCTGGTCCCGGATCGCGATCTTCCTCGGCCTGCTCTTCGGCTACGGCATCTCCTGGGTCTTCGACCAGGTCTTCGGCAAGATCCACTCGGCGAACGGCGGCACGGAGGCGGTCGACCACTGGCGTCTGGACCTCTCCGCGGTCGGCAAGGCGGACTGGATCGGCCTGCCCTCCTTCCACGCGCCGTCCTTCGAGTGGTCGGCGATCCTCGTGGCGCTGCCTGTCGTCATCGCGCTGATCGCGGAGAACGCCGGACACGTCAAGGCGGTCGGGGAGATGACCGGCGACAACCTGGACGACAAGCTGGGCACCGCGATCTCCGCGGACGGCGCCGCGTCGATGCTCTCCACCGCGGTCGGCGGCCCGCCGAACACCACGTACTCCGAGAACATCGGCGTCATGGCCGCGACCCGCGTCTACTCGACGGCGGCCTACTGGGCCGCGGCCGGTTTCGCCCTCCTGTTCGGTCTGTGCCCGAAGTTCGGCGCGATCGTGGCCGCGATCCCGGGCGGCGTCCTCGGCGGCATCACCGTCATCCTGTACGGCATGATCGGCCTGCTCGGCGCGCAGATCTGGATCAACGCCAAGGTCGACCTGCGCAACCCGCTGAACCTGGTCCCCGCCGCCGCGGGCATCATCATCGGCGTCGGCAACGTCTCGCTGAAGTTCACCGACAACTTCTCGCTGAGCGGCATCGCCCTCGGCACGATCGTCGTCATCACCGGCTACCACGCGCTGCGCGCGATGGCCCCCGCGCACCTCAAGTCGCAGGAGCCGCTGCTCGACTCCGGTACGTCCACGTACGACAAGGAGTCCGCGGACAAGGGCTGA
- a CDS encoding UbiX family flavin prenyltransferase, whose amino-acid sequence MRLIVGITGATGAVYGIRLLEVLRETAPGVERHLVLSRWARTTIELETGRRVEDVVKLADVTYRPGDQAAAVSSGSFRTDGMVIAPCSMKTLAGIRAGYADGLVGRAADVTLKERRPLVLVPRESPLQEIHLENMLALSRMGVRIVPPMPAFYQRPRTVEDLVDHTVARILDQLSLPGPAVERWAGG is encoded by the coding sequence GTGCGGCTGATCGTCGGCATCACGGGGGCGACCGGCGCGGTCTACGGGATCCGGCTCCTGGAGGTACTGCGCGAGACGGCTCCCGGCGTCGAACGGCATCTCGTCCTGAGCCGCTGGGCCCGCACCACGATCGAGCTGGAGACGGGCCGCCGCGTCGAGGACGTCGTCAAGCTCGCCGACGTGACGTACCGGCCGGGGGACCAGGCGGCCGCGGTCTCCTCGGGTTCGTTCCGCACCGACGGCATGGTGATCGCGCCGTGCAGCATGAAGACCCTCGCGGGAATCCGGGCCGGCTACGCCGACGGGCTCGTCGGCCGGGCCGCCGACGTCACCCTCAAGGAACGCCGCCCGCTCGTCCTCGTCCCGCGCGAGAGCCCGCTGCAAGAAATCCACCTGGAGAACATGCTGGCCCTGTCCCGCATGGGCGTCCGCATCGTGCCGCCCATGCCGGCCTTCTACCAGCGCCCCCGCACGGTCGAGGACCTGGTCGACCACACGGTCGCACGGATCCTCGACCAGCTGTCCCTGCCGGGACCCGCGGTGGAGCGGTGGGCCGGCGGCTAG
- a CDS encoding UbiD family decarboxylase — MTVTETAVREGQDLHAFLAAYTAAHPDDVLTVDEEIAGEDVAALVAELAARGRDELLVCPWVKGLDGTTLVTNVFASRRRVARLLGTDPAGLHRAYQRAAARRVEPRLVPTGPVLDTVAEGEAVDLTALPLLKHFDSDRGPYLTSGVITAEAPAGVPGRAGNLSYHRALVHRRTELATSLHSRGHLWQLLRLAEERGEVLPVAMVVGAHPLFQLAASARVAPDVDERTLAGGLSGAPLDVVRTPRHGIRVPASAELVVEGVIDPARTAPEGPFGEFSGYSSDRSTNNVLTVHSVLRRRDAVLFDVVGGNSADHLNLARIPRESEMAEQLMARFPEVTALHYPTSGTHFHAYVALRQARPGQARQILLALLGWDPYLKTVVAVDDDVDVTRDEDVLWALATHLQPHADVFTVDGLPGSPLDPSSTPDGTTSRMGLDATRGPHFDAVRIRTDPARTARARALLDRRGAPCG, encoded by the coding sequence GTGACAGTCACTGAGACGGCCGTGCGCGAGGGTCAGGACCTGCACGCTTTCCTCGCCGCGTACACCGCGGCGCACCCCGACGACGTCCTGACCGTCGACGAGGAGATCGCGGGGGAGGACGTCGCCGCGCTCGTCGCCGAACTCGCCGCGCGCGGCCGTGACGAGCTCCTGGTCTGCCCCTGGGTGAAGGGTCTGGACGGCACCACCCTCGTCACCAACGTCTTCGCCTCGCGGCGCCGCGTCGCCCGGCTCCTCGGCACGGACCCGGCCGGACTGCACCGCGCCTACCAACGGGCGGCGGCCCGCCGCGTGGAGCCGCGCCTCGTCCCCACCGGCCCCGTCCTCGACACGGTCGCCGAGGGCGAGGCCGTCGACCTCACCGCCCTGCCGCTCCTGAAGCACTTCGACTCCGACCGCGGCCCGTACCTGACCAGCGGCGTCATCACCGCGGAGGCCCCGGCCGGCGTGCCGGGACGGGCCGGCAACCTCAGCTACCACCGCGCCCTCGTCCACCGCCGCACCGAACTCGCCACGAGCCTGCACTCCCGGGGCCACCTGTGGCAGCTGCTGCGTCTCGCCGAGGAACGCGGCGAGGTCCTGCCGGTCGCGATGGTCGTCGGCGCGCACCCGCTCTTCCAGCTCGCCGCGTCCGCCCGTGTCGCCCCCGACGTCGACGAACGCACCCTGGCGGGCGGCCTGTCGGGCGCCCCCCTCGACGTCGTACGGACCCCGCGGCACGGCATCCGTGTCCCCGCGAGCGCCGAACTCGTCGTCGAAGGCGTCATCGACCCGGCGCGGACCGCGCCCGAAGGCCCCTTCGGCGAGTTCTCCGGCTACTCCTCCGACCGCTCCACGAACAACGTCCTCACGGTGCACAGCGTGCTGCGCCGCCGCGACGCGGTCCTGTTCGACGTGGTCGGAGGCAACAGCGCCGACCATCTCAACCTCGCGCGCATCCCGCGCGAGTCGGAGATGGCCGAACAGCTCATGGCCCGCTTCCCGGAGGTCACGGCCCTGCACTACCCGACCTCGGGCACGCACTTCCACGCGTACGTCGCCCTGCGGCAGGCCCGGCCGGGTCAGGCCCGCCAGATCCTCCTCGCGCTGCTGGGCTGGGACCCGTATCTGAAGACGGTCGTCGCGGTCGACGACGACGTGGACGTGACCCGCGACGAGGACGTGCTGTGGGCGCTGGCGACCCATCTCCAGCCGCACGCCGACGTGTTCACGGTCGACGGCCTGCCCGGCAGCCCCCTCGACCCGTCCTCCACCCCCGACGGCACGACGTCCCGGATGGGTCTCGACGCGACCCGCGGGCCGCACTTCGACGCCGTACGCATCCGCACCGACCCGGCCCGCACCGCGCGGGCCCGCGCCCTCCTCGACCGACGTGGCGCGCCGTGCGGCTGA
- a CDS encoding amidohydrolase family protein, protein MIIDTHMHPTNIVDQAWRHDGSPFTGERTLEMMNGPYMINGKPRRIDYGCIMPPPGNSVWQDGMRTGREGIRDYMSYITELVQAYPDRFIGNFMYNPRFGPENGAKELEFHVKEYGYKMVKLHANMHAYRPDRALDWLRPVLRVCDELGVVVLIHTGDGPYSIPTQFYPIIREFKDVNFILAHFGVQTGGVYCFEALYMILDSPNVYGESGWLLQSRIVEFAQQMEKHQLVFGTDSPPNEPGMWARELEVLCGPPPQGMHLSEEHLEGYLGNNMAKLLGLKPTPPPRDQEEAQLRLTDTYASLDTVART, encoded by the coding sequence TTGATCATCGACACCCATATGCACCCGACGAACATCGTCGACCAGGCGTGGCGGCACGACGGCTCCCCGTTCACCGGTGAGCGCACGCTGGAGATGATGAACGGCCCCTACATGATCAACGGAAAGCCCCGCCGCATCGACTACGGCTGCATCATGCCGCCGCCCGGCAACTCCGTCTGGCAGGACGGGATGCGCACCGGACGCGAGGGCATCCGCGACTACATGTCGTACATCACCGAACTGGTCCAGGCGTACCCCGACCGGTTCATCGGGAACTTCATGTACAACCCGCGCTTCGGGCCCGAGAACGGGGCGAAGGAGCTGGAGTTCCACGTCAAGGAGTACGGCTACAAGATGGTCAAGCTGCATGCCAACATGCACGCGTACCGTCCCGACCGTGCCCTGGACTGGCTGCGGCCCGTGCTGCGGGTCTGCGACGAACTGGGTGTCGTCGTCCTCATCCACACCGGCGACGGTCCGTACTCGATCCCGACCCAGTTCTATCCGATCATCCGCGAGTTCAAGGACGTCAACTTCATCCTCGCGCACTTCGGGGTGCAGACCGGCGGCGTCTACTGCTTCGAGGCGCTCTACATGATCCTCGACTCGCCGAACGTGTACGGGGAGTCCGGCTGGCTGCTCCAGTCGCGCATCGTCGAGTTCGCGCAGCAGATGGAGAAGCACCAGCTCGTCTTCGGCACCGACTCGCCGCCCAACGAACCGGGCATGTGGGCGCGCGAGCTGGAGGTGCTGTGCGGCCCGCCGCCGCAGGGCATGCACCTGTCCGAGGAACACCTGGAGGGCTACCTCGGCAACAACATGGCCAAGCTCCTCGGCCTCAAGCCGACACCGCCGCCGCGCGACCAGGAGGAGGCGCAGCTGCGGCTGACGGACACGTACGCGTCCCTGGACACGGTCGCGCGTACCTGA